TAACCGAATCGCCGATCATGATGATATATTGGTTCGGTTCAGCGAGTTCATGTATCACTGACGGCTTGCAGCACCCGCATTGATTGCTGCAAGTTCCTTTGCAAGAATGAGGCCAGTCAATATGAATATAGTCATTGTCAAATGACGCATGGTTGCAATAAATACGCTCTTTCTCCACAATGCCTTCAAGCAAAGGATACACAAAAAAGTCCATTCCTCCGCTTACGACATAAAACGGAATCTCATGCTCCTTGACAAACGCTACAAATTCGCGAAAGCCTTCCCTGATTTTTGCATCTTCCAATACAAATCTCGTAATCTCTTCTTTTAAACGGCTTGGCAGAAGGCCGAACATCCGCCCGACACCTTCCTTGATCGACAGCGTTTTGGAAAGGACGCCGTCTTTTAATGCGTTCCACTCCGGCGGAGCGAATGTTTTCATGATGTTTATAATGTTGTCATTCATCGTGATGGTGCCGTCAAAATCACAAATAATGAATGGCTTTCGAGTCGTCATAAGGCTTCAACCTTTCCCCATTTATCAAGCGCCAGCTTCAGATCTTTGCATTGTTCGGCTTTTTCATCAATCGGCTGAGCTTCTAAGACAGCATCAATTATGGCTCTGAACGCTTTGCCACCGCCCTGGGCGCCGTTCGGATGTCCGTGTACGCCTCCCCCGGCGTTTATAATATGATCTATGCCGAAATCCCGCATTAAAAGCGGAACCATACCGGGATGAATGCCTGCTGACGGAACGGCAAATGTTTGGTTAAAGGCATCCTCTCTCACACATTCTTCGTGAATCGCCAGCGCATCTTCTTTTGGAAGCGCAACTGAACCGTACGGAGATGGGAAGAGACTGAAGTCGGCTCCGCAATACCGGTTCAATTTTCCGAGCAAAAGAGCGTGAGAAAATCCGTAGAACGGAGAAGACGTAAACGCCCCGCTGACAGCTGGATGAGCCATAATCGGGATTGCGATTTCGGGATCTTCCGCCAGACTTTGCATGACGTCCAAGCCGTAAGCGAAGACATTAAACAATAGCGCATCCGCCCCCAATTCAGCAGCGCGTCTCGCTTTGTCGTTCAGATCAGCCGTACGCCCGGTCAAATTGACCGCATACAGCGTTTTATGCCCGGTTTGCTCATACGTTTCTTTCAATACTTGCTTTCCTTCTGTAATTCTTGTTTCAAAAGGCGCCAGGCCTGTCTCAAAGAAAATTTCATCGTCCTTAATCAGGTCAACTCCGCCAAGCGCCTGCTGTCTGAGCTGTTCTTTAATATCACTCAGGTCTCTTCCGATAACCCCTTTGAAAATGCTCATTAACAGCGGTCTCTCAAACTCTCCCAGCAGCTTTCGAATGCCGTATACACCAAACTTCGGTCCCGGCAGCGTGCGCTTAAACGCGTCAGAGAAGTGAAGATCGAGTAATTTGATTTTTCCGTCCAGCGACAGCTTCCCAAACACTGTTGTCAGCAAAGCCGGGATATCCTGAGAGAAATTGATGTCAGGATAGGCAATTGTGATCACCGCTTGTTTTCCTGACGCAGGAGTCCCCTCTCTTTCCTCGACCTTTATCACCCGTCCCTTGTGCTTTTGCATTTGCTCCTGTTTTACAAGGGGCAGATCAGTCCAGGAGCCTACTGTCAATCCTGTTGCGATTTGTTCCGCTTTTTTCTCTGTATCGGCTCCCGGTTCGGTCAGGAGATATGTTGCTAATAACTCACCCATGCCAGAGCTCCTTTCATTTCATCCATATAAAAAAACCTCTTCAAACAGCAATCGCGTCTAAAGAGGTTTCGTTTCTCGTCCGAATCTTATCTCTCAGCCGCCAGCTGCAAGAATTAGCACCGTGCTTTATAAGTCGGTTGCCGGGCTTCATCGGGCTCGTCCCTCTGCCTGCTCTTGATAAGAAAATATAGATTTTATAAATTATTTTGAATTATCCCATCGTTATCAAGTCTTGTCAATGCTTTTTTGGGTAAACAGGTTCAGCTTCCCAATTCGATAAGCGGCCTCTTTGAGTCTTTCTTCACTTGTCAGCAGCCCGACTCTGACATAGCCCTCGCCATATTCACCGAAACCATTTCCAGCCGCAACGGCCACATTCGCTTTTTCCAGCAAAAGGTCTGAGAACTGCTCGGAAGTATAGCCTTCAGGCACGGGCAGCCATGCAAAAAAAGAACCTGCCGGAGCAGCCACTTCCCAGCCGATCTCCCGGCATGACGCAATCCAAGCGTTTCTCCTGCTTTCATATCGGGCATTTTGCTCCGCCACGCACGTTTGATCACCTAGCAGTGCCGCCGCTGCAGCCTCCTGAGTCGCTCTGAAAAGACTGACAAACATATGGTCTTGATACAGATTGATCGCTTCAATGACCGAAGCGTTTCCGACGGCAAAGCCGATCCGCCACCCCGCCATATTATACGTTTTTGACAGCGTATAAATTTCAATGCCGATATCCTTCGCACCTTCAGTCTGCAAGAAGCTTAACGGCTTACAGCCGTCAAATCCTACAGCGCCGTAAGCAAAATCATGAACAACACAAATCCCGTTTTCTTTTGCAAAACTCACGGTTTCTTCAAAAAAACCGGAGGTAGCAACAGCTCCAGTCGGATTATTCGGATAATTCAAGTACATCAATTTCGCCTGTTCTCTCACTTCAGCGGGGAATTTGCTGTAATCAGGCAGAAACGCCCTGTCCTTTACGAGCGGCATCATTTCCATCTTCGCTTTCGCGAGTGCCACACCTGACCAGTAATCAGGATAGCCCGGATCCGGAACTAAAATCGTATCTCCGGGATTCAGCAAACATTGCGGGAGCTCAACCAGACCGGCTTTTCCGCCGAATAATACAGCGACTTCCGTCTCCGGGTCAAGGTCAATGCCGTATTCTCTTTTATAAAATGCCGCCGCTGCTGATTTCAGGCTGTATGAGCCGCGAAAAGACGAGTATTTATGATTGTCAGGATCAGCAACGGCTCGTTTCATTTCCTCGACGATATGTTCCGGAGTCGGCTGATCCGGATTTCCCTGTCCGAGATTGATGACGTCATGTCCTTCTGCAAGCTTTCGGTTCACTTTTTGCACCAAAGAAGCGAAGAATTGCTTAGGCAGCTCCTTTAATACATGAGACTGTTCAAATTTCATCTATTCTCACCTTCTAAAAAAATCTTGAAATGATAGTCCATCATCATATATGGTTAAATGAAAAAAGTAAAGAAAAATGTGGAGTGATCAAAAGATGAAATGGACCATATCTTGCCTGCAATTTGATATTTCATACGGAAAGCCTTCAGAAAATATCAAAAAGGCTGAATTCTTTATCGAAAAAGAAAGCAAACACGCGGATGTTCTTGTTCTTCCTGAACTATGGACGACCGGCTATGATCTGGCCAACCTTGATGAGATCGCCGATAAAGACGGGCGTTCTGCTCAGAGCTGGCTGAAGAAAACAGCAAAAAAACATGGCGTCCATATTGTCGCCGGATCGGTTGCTGTCAGAAAGGATTCCGATGTTTATAATACAATGTACATTGCGGATAAGGAAGGACAAATCATTAAAGAGTACAGGAAGGCCCATCTTTTTCAGCTGATGGATGAGCATGTGTATTTATCAGCCGGCTCCGAAGATGGATATTTTGAGCTTGATGGCGTCAAAAGCTCAGGATTGATCTGTTATGATATCCGTTTTCCGGAGTGGATCAGAAAACATACGACAAAAGGCGCCAACGTGCTGTTTATTTCTGCGGAATGGCCTCTTCCCCGCCTTGATCATTGGAAAAGCCTGCTTATTGCGCGGGCCATCGAAAATCAATGCTTTGTCGCTGCCTGCAATTGCACTGGGTCAAATCCAGATCATGAATTTGCCGGGCATAGCCTGATTATTGATCCATGGGGACGTGTACTTGCTGAAGGCGGCCGGGAAGAAGGCGTTGTGCGTGCGGAAATTAACCTTCAGGAAAGCGTTGAAGTTCGGGAAAGCATCCCTGTTTTCGATGATATCAGAAAAGATTTATATTAAAAAATAGATTGACAACTCACTAAAACACCTGTTACTATGTTCATCAACTGATAAATTAGAATTGTTTAACAAGTGAATATATTCTCTTATCGAGAGTTGGGCGAGGGATTTGGCCTTTTGACCCCAACAGCAACCGACCGTAATTCCATTGTGAAATGGGGCGCATCTTGTTCGCGCCGAGACGCTTGTCTCTAAGGCACGGTGCTAATTCCTTCAGATCTGATCTGAGAGATAAGAGAGGCGGACATAAATGTTAAGCCTCCTTCTCTCTGAGAAGGAGGCTTTTTTACGGCCATTCAGCTGCAAACATATCAAAGAGATTACATAATTGGAGGTTATGACAATGGCAGTCACAAAAACACCTTTATACGAAACGTTAAATGAAAGCTCCGCTGTGGCGTTGGCGGTGAAGCTTGGCTTATTTCCAAGCAAAAGCACGCTGACATGCCAGGAGATCGGCGACGGCAACTTAAATTACGTTTTTCATATTTATGATCAAGAACATGACAGAGCATTGATTATTAAGCAGGCGGTTCCTTATGCAAAAGTCGTCGGAGAAAGCTGGCCGCTGACAATCGATCGCGCCAGAATCGAAAGCAGCGCTCTCATCCGCCAAGGCGAGCATGTCCCTCATCTCGTTCCAAAAGTGTTTTATTCTGACACAGAAATGGCGGTTACCGTCATGGAGGATCTTTCTCATTTGAAGATCGCAAGAAAAGGGCTCATTGAAGGTGAAACCTATCCGCACCTGTCACAGCACATCGGTGAATTTTTAGGCAAGACCCTTTTCTATTCTTCAGATTACTCGCTTGAACCTAAGGTAAAAAAACAGCTTGTTAAACAGTTTACAAATCCGGAGCTGTGCGACATTACGGAAAGGCTTGTTTTTACAGACCCTTTCTTTGACCATGACACAAATGATTTTGAAGAAGAGCTTCGTCCTTTTGTCGAAAAGCTCTGGAGAAATGACAGCGTCAAAATCGAAGCGGCTAAACTTAAAAAGTCTTTTTTAACATCTGCAGAAACGCTGATTCATGGTGATTTGCACACAGGGAGCATTTTCGCCAGCGAACATAACACAAAGGTGATTGATCCTGAATTTGCTTTTTACGGACCGATCGGCTTTGATATTGGCCAATTTATCGCCAACTTATTGTTGAATGCACTCAGCCGTGACGGAGCTGACAGAGAGCCGTTATATCACCATGCCAAGCAGGTCTGGGAAACGTTTCAAGAAACATTCACTAAAGCTTGGGAGAAAGACAGTCTCGATGTTTACGCGAAAATCGACGGTTACCTTACTGATACGTTCAGCCATATTTTTGAAGAGGCGATCGGTTTTGCGGGCTGCGAGCTGATACGCCGGACGATCGGCCTTTCCCATGTGGCTGATCTGGATACAATCGCGCCGTTTGATAAACGAATCGACAGAAAACGGCTGGCGCTTGAAACCGGCACAGCCTTTATCGAAAAACGTTCGGAATTCACAACGATCACGGATGTTATTGAATTATTCAAGCTACTTGTGAAGGAATGATCCATTCATGACCCATTCATTTGCTGTTCCTCGTTCTGTTGAATGGAAGGAAACAGCTATACTCATTTTAAATCAGCAAAAACTTCCGGAAGTGACGGAATATTTGGAACTGACGACCAAAGAGGCTGTATTTGACGCCATTGTCACACTCAAAGTAAGAGGCGCTCCCGCCATCGGCATTACGGCTGCCTTTGGACTTGCGCTTGCCGCCAAAGACATTGAAACAGATGATGTCACGGAATTCCGCCATAAACTTGATGGCATCAAACAGTATTTAAACCGTTCACGGCCTACAGCCATTAATTTATCTTGGGCCCTTGAGAGACTGAGCCAATCGATCGAAAATGCCATTTCCGTAAATGAAGCAAAAACGAACCTTGTCCATGAAGCGATTCAGATTCAGGTCGAGGATGAGGAAACGTGCCGGATGATCGGCCAAAACGCCCTGCAGCTTTTCA
The Bacillus vallismortis genome window above contains:
- the mtnE gene encoding methionine-glutamine aminotransferase, with protein sequence MKFEQSHVLKELPKQFFASLVQKVNRKLAEGHDVINLGQGNPDQPTPEHIVEEMKRAVADPDNHKYSSFRGSYSLKSAAAAFYKREYGIDLDPETEVAVLFGGKAGLVELPQCLLNPGDTILVPDPGYPDYWSGVALAKAKMEMMPLVKDRAFLPDYSKFPAEVREQAKLMYLNYPNNPTGAVATSGFFEETVSFAKENGICVVHDFAYGAVGFDGCKPLSFLQTEGAKDIGIEIYTLSKTYNMAGWRIGFAVGNASVIEAINLYQDHMFVSLFRATQEAAAAALLGDQTCVAEQNARYESRRNAWIASCREIGWEVAAPAGSFFAWLPVPEGYTSEQFSDLLLEKANVAVAAGNGFGEYGEGYVRVGLLTSEERLKEAAYRIGKLNLFTQKSIDKT
- the mtnX gene encoding 2-hydroxy-3-keto-5-methylthiopentenyl-1-phosphate phosphatase codes for the protein MTTRKPFIICDFDGTITMNDNIINIMKTFAPPEWNALKDGVLSKTLSIKEGVGRMFGLLPSRLKEEITRFVLEDAKIREGFREFVAFVKEHEIPFYVVSGGMDFFVYPLLEGIVEKERIYCNHASFDNDYIHIDWPHSCKGTCSNQCGCCKPSVIHELAEPNQYIIMIGDSVTDVEAAKLSDLCFARDYLLNECRERNLNHLPYQDFYEIRKEIENVTEVQEWLQNKNAGESSLK
- the mtnW gene encoding 2,3-diketo-5-methylthiopentyl-1-phosphate enolase, with amino-acid sequence MGELLATYLLTEPGADTEKKAEQIATGLTVGSWTDLPLVKQEQMQKHKGRVIKVEEREGTPASGKQAVITIAYPDINFSQDIPALLTTVFGKLSLDGKIKLLDLHFSDAFKRTLPGPKFGVYGIRKLLGEFERPLLMSIFKGVIGRDLSDIKEQLRQQALGGVDLIKDDEIFFETGLAPFETRITEGKQVLKETYEQTGHKTLYAVNLTGRTADLNDKARRAAELGADALLFNVFAYGLDVMQSLAEDPEIAIPIMAHPAVSGAFTSSPFYGFSHALLLGKLNRYCGADFSLFPSPYGSVALPKEDALAIHEECVREDAFNQTFAVPSAGIHPGMVPLLMRDFGIDHIINAGGGVHGHPNGAQGGGKAFRAIIDAVLEAQPIDEKAEQCKDLKLALDKWGKVEAL
- a CDS encoding carbon-nitrogen family hydrolase; protein product: MKWTISCLQFDISYGKPSENIKKAEFFIEKESKHADVLVLPELWTTGYDLANLDEIADKDGRSAQSWLKKTAKKHGVHIVAGSVAVRKDSDVYNTMYIADKEGQIIKEYRKAHLFQLMDEHVYLSAGSEDGYFELDGVKSSGLICYDIRFPEWIRKHTTKGANVLFISAEWPLPRLDHWKSLLIARAIENQCFVAACNCTGSNPDHEFAGHSLIIDPWGRVLAEGGREEGVVRAEINLQESVEVRESIPVFDDIRKDLY
- the mtnK gene encoding S-methyl-5-thioribose kinase, translating into MAVTKTPLYETLNESSAVALAVKLGLFPSKSTLTCQEIGDGNLNYVFHIYDQEHDRALIIKQAVPYAKVVGESWPLTIDRARIESSALIRQGEHVPHLVPKVFYSDTEMAVTVMEDLSHLKIARKGLIEGETYPHLSQHIGEFLGKTLFYSSDYSLEPKVKKQLVKQFTNPELCDITERLVFTDPFFDHDTNDFEEELRPFVEKLWRNDSVKIEAAKLKKSFLTSAETLIHGDLHTGSIFASEHNTKVIDPEFAFYGPIGFDIGQFIANLLLNALSRDGADREPLYHHAKQVWETFQETFTKAWEKDSLDVYAKIDGYLTDTFSHIFEEAIGFAGCELIRRTIGLSHVADLDTIAPFDKRIDRKRLALETGTAFIEKRSEFTTITDVIELFKLLVKE